The Burkholderia ubonensis genome has a window encoding:
- a CDS encoding MarR family winged helix-turn-helix transcriptional regulator yields MTDTRRALHKSDFEQLSEFRYQMRRFERFSERAAQSEGVTPLQYLLLLHIKGYPQREWATIGELAERLQAQHHGVVALVSRCEALGLVKRKPSDTDRRQVEVHLEAAGETLLARLAAMHRAELKSLKGAFQVPQLDY; encoded by the coding sequence ATGACCGACACCCGACGCGCGCTGCACAAGTCCGACTTCGAGCAGCTCTCCGAATTCCGCTACCAGATGCGCCGCTTCGAGCGCTTCTCCGAGCGCGCCGCGCAAAGCGAAGGCGTGACGCCGCTGCAATACCTGCTGCTGCTGCACATCAAGGGCTATCCGCAGCGCGAATGGGCGACCATCGGCGAGCTCGCGGAACGCCTGCAGGCGCAGCATCACGGCGTCGTCGCGCTCGTGTCGCGCTGCGAAGCGCTCGGGCTCGTGAAGCGCAAGCCGAGCGACACCGACCGCCGCCAGGTCGAGGTCCATCTCGAAGCCGCCGGCGAAACCCTGCTCGCGCGCCTCGCGGCGATGCACCGCGCCGAGCTGAAATCGCTCAAGGGCGCATTCCAGGTTCCCCAACTCGATTACTGA
- a CDS encoding chloride channel protein, whose translation MNAPHKRDFATNDRLPRIALLAAVIGVLSTLAAFVLLSLIHLFTNLFFFQRFSFADHSPSGNTLGAWVIAVPVIGGLIVGMMARFGSEKIRGHGIPEAIEAILFGKSRMSPKVAVLKPLSSGVVIGSGGPFGAEGPIIMTGGALGSLIAQCVKVTAAERKTLLVAGAAAGMTAVFGTPVAAVLLAVELLLFEWRPRSFLPVALACAVAGFARAVLFGVEPLFPLTTAAPSPVALLSCVVAGLLSGMLACGLSAALYRIEDAFAKLPVHWMWWPALGAIVIGIGGWLQPRALGVGYDVIGDLLHQHIALQIALALLVVKAVMWVIALGSGTSGGVLAPLLMLGAGLGAVLAPVLPGGAPALWPLVCMAATLGATLGAPLTAIVFAFGLTHDTNALLPLLAATLVAHGFATIVMKRSIMTEKIARRGYHIYREYGVDPLERHDVAEVMTRADAIVAIDAATTLAEVDATFFGARQTHRAYPVVQDGRLLGVVDRATLDAHRAQAGPGATLASVFAERAPAVALAHETCRLVATRLAVHGLERLPVVDDAQSLRMTGLVSRSDLIKPALQHFDDEHKRERFRPVVPVNLRNARARNAG comes from the coding sequence ATGAACGCCCCGCACAAACGCGATTTCGCGACCAACGACCGCCTGCCCCGGATAGCGCTGCTTGCCGCCGTGATCGGCGTGCTCAGCACGCTCGCGGCGTTCGTGCTGCTGAGCCTGATCCACTTGTTCACGAACCTGTTCTTCTTCCAGCGGTTCTCGTTCGCCGACCATTCGCCGTCCGGCAACACGCTCGGCGCATGGGTGATCGCGGTGCCGGTGATCGGCGGGCTGATCGTCGGGATGATGGCGCGCTTCGGCTCGGAAAAGATCCGCGGCCACGGCATCCCCGAGGCGATCGAGGCGATCCTGTTCGGCAAGAGCCGCATGTCGCCGAAGGTCGCGGTGCTCAAGCCGCTGTCGTCCGGCGTCGTGATCGGCAGCGGCGGCCCGTTCGGCGCCGAGGGGCCGATCATCATGACGGGCGGCGCGCTCGGCTCGCTGATCGCACAGTGCGTGAAGGTCACCGCCGCGGAGCGCAAGACGCTGCTCGTCGCGGGCGCGGCGGCCGGCATGACCGCCGTGTTCGGCACGCCGGTCGCCGCGGTGCTGCTCGCGGTCGAGCTGCTGCTGTTCGAATGGCGCCCGCGCAGCTTCCTGCCGGTCGCGCTCGCGTGCGCGGTCGCCGGCTTCGCGCGCGCGGTGTTGTTCGGCGTCGAGCCGCTGTTTCCGCTGACGACCGCCGCGCCGTCGCCGGTCGCACTGCTGTCGTGCGTGGTCGCGGGCCTGCTGTCCGGGATGCTCGCATGCGGGCTGTCGGCCGCGCTCTACCGCATCGAGGACGCGTTCGCGAAGCTGCCCGTGCACTGGATGTGGTGGCCCGCGCTCGGCGCGATCGTGATCGGCATCGGCGGCTGGCTGCAGCCGCGCGCGCTCGGCGTCGGCTACGACGTGATCGGCGACCTGCTGCATCAGCACATCGCGCTGCAGATCGCGCTCGCGCTGCTGGTCGTCAAGGCGGTGATGTGGGTGATCGCGCTCGGCTCCGGCACGTCGGGCGGCGTGCTCGCGCCGCTGCTGATGCTCGGCGCGGGGCTCGGCGCCGTGCTCGCGCCGGTGCTGCCGGGCGGCGCCCCGGCGCTGTGGCCGCTCGTCTGCATGGCCGCGACGCTCGGCGCCACGCTCGGCGCGCCGCTGACGGCGATCGTGTTCGCGTTCGGCCTCACGCACGACACCAACGCGCTGCTGCCGCTGCTCGCGGCGACGCTCGTCGCGCACGGCTTCGCGACCATCGTGATGAAGCGTTCGATCATGACCGAGAAGATCGCGCGCCGCGGCTATCACATCTATCGCGAATACGGCGTCGATCCGCTCGAGCGGCACGACGTCGCCGAAGTGATGACGCGCGCCGATGCGATCGTCGCGATCGATGCCGCGACGACGCTCGCGGAGGTCGACGCAACGTTCTTCGGCGCGCGGCAGACGCACCGCGCGTATCCGGTCGTGCAGGACGGCCGCCTGCTCGGCGTCGTCGATCGTGCAACGCTCGACGCGCATCGCGCGCAAGCCGGCCCCGGCGCCACGCTCGCCAGCGTATTCGCCGAGCGTGCGCCGGCGGTCGCGCTGGCGCATGAAACGTGCCGCCTCGTCGCGACGCGTCTCGCGGTGCACGGCCTCGAGCGGCTGCCGGTCGTCGACGACGCGCAATCGCTGCGCATGACCGGCCTCGTGTCGCGCAGCGACCTGATCAAGCCGGCGCTCCAGCACTTCGACGACGAACACAAGCGCGAGCGCTTCCGTCCCGTCGTACCGGTCAACCTGCGCAACGCCCGCGCACGCAACGCCGGCTGA
- a CDS encoding pyrimidine/purine nucleoside phosphorylase, with amino-acid sequence MTSATQFDNVSVVKRANVYFDGKCVSHTVLFPDGTRKTLGVILPCALNFGTDAPELMEVQAGKCRVKLDGSDAWQTYGAGESFSVPGKSRFDIEVLETLDYVCSYL; translated from the coding sequence ATGACCAGTGCAACCCAATTCGACAACGTGTCGGTCGTCAAGCGTGCCAATGTCTACTTCGACGGCAAGTGCGTATCGCATACCGTGCTGTTTCCGGACGGCACGCGCAAGACGCTCGGCGTGATCCTGCCGTGCGCGCTCAACTTCGGCACGGACGCGCCCGAATTGATGGAAGTGCAGGCCGGCAAGTGCCGCGTGAAGCTCGACGGCAGCGACGCATGGCAGACCTACGGCGCGGGCGAGTCGTTCTCGGTGCCGGGCAAGAGCCGTTTCGACATCGAAGTGCTCGAAACGCTCGACTACGTCTGCAGCTACCTGTAA
- a CDS encoding LysR substrate-binding domain-containing protein codes for MKYHQLKAFVTVADEGSIRAAARRLNVSPAALTKAVKELEHALGVSLVVRTARGVQLTGFGQQLQVRARLIVAEMQRARDDIEQAQGATTGSVAAAITPAAAVTILLDAFRAFRRRFPVARVSFIEGFPGVALPRLHDGSLDFAVAVVVPELLAAEFDHAELYASRSLIVARNGHPLASATSLAELVDADWLMNPSPESSTQALFNCFVAHGLPVPSRIVECPSFGLAHSLMTGSDLLASMPEQLLDADWARDRLVVLPIRDRLPAVSVQVVTRRDSPLTPAASMLLDCLRDSARRKGLR; via the coding sequence ATGAAATACCATCAACTCAAAGCGTTCGTCACCGTCGCGGACGAGGGCAGCATCCGCGCGGCGGCGCGCCGCCTCAACGTGTCGCCGGCCGCGCTGACCAAGGCGGTCAAGGAGCTGGAGCATGCGCTCGGCGTGTCGCTCGTCGTGCGCACCGCGCGCGGCGTGCAGCTGACCGGCTTCGGCCAGCAGCTCCAGGTGCGCGCGCGGCTGATCGTCGCCGAGATGCAGCGGGCGCGCGACGACATCGAGCAGGCGCAGGGCGCGACGACGGGCTCGGTGGCGGCGGCCATCACGCCGGCCGCGGCGGTGACGATCCTGCTCGACGCGTTCCGCGCGTTCCGGCGGCGTTTTCCGGTCGCGCGCGTGAGCTTCATCGAAGGTTTCCCGGGCGTCGCGCTGCCGCGGCTGCACGACGGCTCGCTCGATTTCGCGGTGGCGGTGGTCGTGCCCGAGCTGCTGGCGGCGGAGTTCGATCACGCGGAGCTGTATGCGAGCCGCTCGCTGATCGTCGCGCGCAACGGGCATCCGCTCGCGTCGGCGACGTCGCTCGCCGAACTCGTCGACGCCGACTGGCTGATGAACCCGTCGCCGGAAAGCTCGACGCAGGCGCTGTTCAACTGCTTCGTCGCGCACGGCTTGCCGGTGCCGTCGCGCATCGTCGAGTGCCCGAGCTTCGGGCTCGCGCACAGCCTGATGACGGGCTCCGACCTGCTCGCGTCGATGCCGGAGCAACTGCTCGACGCGGACTGGGCGCGCGACCGGCTCGTGGTGCTGCCGATCCGCGACCGGCTGCCTGCCGTGTCGGTGCAGGTGGTGACGCGCCGCGACAGCCCGCTCACGCCGGCCGCATCGATGCTGCTCGATTGCCTGCGCGATTCGGCGCGTCGCAAGGGGCTGCGATGA